A window of Pedobacter lusitanus contains these coding sequences:
- a CDS encoding glycosyltransferase family 4 protein: protein MTRILLDPEIFILQEFGGISRYYTELYSAFENNAETQITCPILYTDNIHLKETPLFENSYQQKKSFLIKCSKLLRGYLPRKLKKKSKQKTISLLKKQEFDVFIPTYYDPYFLDYIKTKPFVLTVYDMIHELYPHYFTNDKTTVPNKKILLEKATKIIAISESTKRDILKIYPHIPAEKIDIVYLAHTVNTGIQTKVDTPENYILFVGNRAAYKNFIFFLKAMLPVLKDRKDLYILCAGGNAFNEEETHLIQESGVRDQLIQRNFKDSELADYYKKALCFVFPSEYEGFGIPVLEAMACGCPVVLTNHSSFPEVAGDAGIYFELNNSTDLKEKIMRLLDHIEIREEYKLKGIAQADKFNWKKTTDECLKVYQTVL, encoded by the coding sequence ATGACAAGAATACTGTTAGACCCGGAAATATTTATACTTCAGGAATTCGGTGGTATCTCCAGATATTACACAGAACTTTACAGTGCATTTGAAAATAATGCAGAGACACAAATTACCTGTCCCATTCTTTACACTGATAATATTCATCTGAAAGAAACCCCGCTTTTCGAAAATAGCTATCAGCAAAAAAAATCCTTCTTAATTAAATGCAGTAAGCTATTGAGAGGATACTTACCGAGGAAACTAAAAAAGAAAAGCAAACAGAAAACCATATCTCTGCTAAAAAAACAGGAATTCGATGTATTTATACCTACTTACTACGATCCCTATTTCCTGGACTATATAAAAACCAAGCCGTTTGTATTAACTGTATATGATATGATTCATGAATTGTATCCACATTATTTTACGAATGATAAGACAACTGTTCCGAACAAAAAAATACTGCTGGAAAAAGCGACCAAAATAATTGCCATTTCAGAAAGTACAAAAAGAGATATTCTAAAGATCTATCCACATATCCCTGCAGAAAAAATCGATATCGTTTATTTGGCACATACAGTAAACACAGGAATTCAGACAAAAGTAGATACTCCTGAAAACTATATTTTATTTGTAGGTAACAGGGCAGCTTATAAAAACTTTATTTTCTTTCTGAAGGCGATGTTACCTGTTCTGAAGGATCGTAAAGATCTTTACATCCTTTGTGCAGGGGGGAATGCATTTAATGAAGAAGAAACCCATCTTATTCAGGAATCAGGTGTCAGAGATCAGCTTATACAACGTAATTTTAAAGATTCAGAATTAGCAGATTATTATAAAAAGGCTTTATGCTTTGTTTTTCCTTCCGAGTATGAAGGTTTTGGCATCCCGGTACTCGAAGCAATGGCATGCGGCTGCCCGGTAGTATTGACAAATCACAGTTCCTTTCCAGAGGTTGCCGGAGATGCTGGTATTTATTTTGAGCTTAATAATTCCACAGATTTAAAAGAGAAAATAATGAGATTACTGGATCATATTGAAATCCGTGAAGAATATAAGCTGAAAGGAATAGCCCAGGCAGATAAATTCAACTGGAAGAAAACTACAGATGAATGTTTAAAAGTTTATCAAACAGTATTATGA
- a CDS encoding GDP-mannose 4,6-dehydratase, translating into MKQKTAIISGITGQDGAYLAQLLLRDNFKVIGLTRGYHNDNLNGLFYLGIKDKVTLMTCDLLDISQVIKILQQTKPTHFYNLAAQSSVSLSFQQPIGTFQFNTLSVFNLLEAIKMVDKSIRFYQASSSEMYGKVNNLPITENSVLHPLSPYAISKAAAHFTCIHYRESYQLHVSCGVLFNHESYLRQNTFFVKKVIQESIKISKGLIDVLKVGNIDIKRDFGYAPKYTEAMYLILQQEYPSDYLICSGQTISLREIIYYIFDKLNISHELCQIDDNLYRPAEIENIYGNNAKAKQELGWVYDLDIYQTLDLLLKEELENAI; encoded by the coding sequence ATGAAGCAAAAAACGGCAATTATAAGCGGTATTACAGGACAGGACGGGGCTTATCTGGCCCAACTATTACTTCGTGACAATTTTAAGGTAATCGGATTAACACGTGGATATCATAATGATAATTTAAACGGGCTTTTCTATCTGGGCATAAAAGATAAGGTTACCCTGATGACCTGCGATTTGCTCGATATCTCACAAGTCATTAAAATACTCCAGCAAACCAAACCTACGCATTTCTATAATCTGGCGGCTCAAAGTTCTGTATCCCTGTCTTTCCAGCAGCCTATCGGGACATTTCAATTTAATACACTCAGTGTTTTTAATCTTTTAGAAGCTATAAAAATGGTTGATAAAAGCATTCGTTTTTATCAGGCAAGCAGTAGTGAAATGTATGGAAAAGTGAATAATCTGCCAATTACTGAAAATAGTGTCCTGCATCCATTGAGTCCATATGCGATATCCAAGGCAGCAGCACATTTTACCTGTATCCATTACCGGGAAAGTTACCAGTTACACGTTAGTTGCGGTGTCCTTTTTAATCATGAATCATACCTCAGACAGAACACTTTCTTTGTTAAAAAGGTAATACAGGAAAGCATTAAGATAAGTAAAGGTTTGATTGATGTACTTAAAGTAGGTAACATTGACATCAAAAGAGATTTTGGATATGCGCCAAAATACACAGAGGCAATGTATCTGATTCTTCAGCAGGAATATCCATCCGATTATCTGATCTGCTCAGGGCAGACTATAAGCCTGCGTGAGATTATTTATTATATTTTCGATAAACTGAATATTTCTCATGAGTTGTGCCAGATAGATGATAACTTATACAGACCTGCAGAGATCGAAAACATTTATGGCAACAATGCTAAAGCTAAACAGGAATTAGGCTGGGTATACGATCTGGATATCTATCAGACCTTAGACCTGTTGCTTAAAGAAGAGCTGGAAAACGCTATTTAA
- a CDS encoding class I SAM-dependent methyltransferase, whose amino-acid sequence MKSKVTGGLTKHLFDAKILGRYDVSYYQCLETGFIQTEEPYWLDEAYSSAITKLDLGLAHRNEMLRERVIKVLNKHFDRDSVYLDYAGGYGLFTRMMRDKGYNFYHSDIYCQNLFAEHFDISELKADTKFELVTAFEVFEHMPDPIAEIEAITKYGDHIFFTTEIQPKQDLTSVADWWYFIPETGQHISLHTEKSLKYIAGLLGYNFYTDGQSNHLFTKKELTDNPFSVKRDPFLIRKMRKLVNKFDRKAVPEKESLLSKDFEYVKSKLD is encoded by the coding sequence ATGAAAAGTAAAGTTACCGGCGGATTAACCAAACATCTCTTTGATGCAAAAATATTAGGCAGATATGATGTCAGTTACTATCAGTGTCTGGAGACTGGGTTTATTCAGACTGAGGAACCGTACTGGCTGGATGAAGCCTATTCATCGGCAATAACAAAACTGGACCTGGGACTTGCTCATCGCAATGAAATGCTAAGGGAACGCGTGATTAAGGTGTTGAATAAGCATTTTGACAGAGATTCGGTATATCTTGATTACGCAGGAGGTTATGGATTGTTTACAAGGATGATGCGGGATAAAGGTTATAATTTTTATCATAGTGATATTTATTGCCAGAATTTATTTGCTGAGCATTTTGATATCAGTGAATTAAAGGCCGATACAAAATTTGAACTGGTAACTGCCTTTGAGGTATTTGAACATATGCCCGATCCTATTGCAGAAATAGAGGCGATAACCAAATATGGTGATCATATTTTCTTTACCACAGAAATACAACCCAAACAGGATCTGACTTCTGTAGCAGACTGGTGGTACTTTATACCGGAAACAGGGCAGCATATTTCTCTTCACACAGAAAAATCCCTGAAATATATTGCCGGACTATTAGGTTATAACTTTTATACTGACGGACAAAGCAATCATTTGTTTACTAAGAAAGAATTGACTGATAATCCTTTCTCGGTAAAACGCGATCCGTTTCTGATCAGAAAGATGAGAAAGCTGGTCAATAAATTTGATCGTAAAGCAGTGCCGGAAAAGGAATCCCTTCTATCAAAGGATTTTGAATATGTTAAATCAAAGCTGGATTAA
- a CDS encoding glycosyltransferase, with protein MNIKRSISKKVNKLFGTGRVKSDQAPIYNLYQTTYERSVLICYITHPFYKANHFTHQNYITSHIIAESFSELGYNVDIISYLDKTTEIDYGKYAVIFGMGYRFEDSFYHADRNIPRIMFVTGAHEHLHNEMCLRSINDFHRLSGLWLANETNMISVSTYFSLFNADFAIILARGFVYEDYKSRFVNHLYSLNNNILGSFSEFKPKTAESRTKSFLFLTGAKLVTKGLHILLEVAKLRTDLNFYIVVPHMDIHFENYYEQILHHTPHVFLYKNIRMDSVEMRHIIENCSYTIASSYVDGLPGGTIEPMSAGLIPIVSKYCGFAREKFIFEMEELSSEGLNQTIEKVLALDDRTYAEYCTQVRTYTINKFSAASVKADLLELLQKELKAV; from the coding sequence ATGAATATAAAAAGAAGTATCAGTAAAAAAGTCAATAAATTATTCGGGACTGGCAGGGTAAAGTCCGATCAGGCTCCGATTTATAATTTATATCAGACAACTTATGAAAGAAGCGTCCTGATATGCTATATAACGCATCCATTTTATAAGGCTAATCATTTTACGCATCAGAATTATATTACCTCGCATATCATCGCAGAAAGCTTTTCTGAACTGGGATACAACGTAGATATTATAAGTTACCTGGACAAAACTACGGAGATTGATTACGGAAAATATGCTGTGATTTTTGGTATGGGTTACCGATTCGAAGATTCCTTTTACCACGCAGACCGAAATATTCCAAGGATCATGTTCGTTACTGGTGCACATGAGCATCTGCACAATGAAATGTGCCTGAGAAGTATAAATGATTTTCACAGGTTATCGGGGCTGTGGCTGGCGAATGAAACCAATATGATTTCAGTAAGTACTTATTTCTCGCTTTTTAATGCAGATTTCGCTATTATTCTGGCCAGGGGTTTTGTTTATGAGGATTATAAAAGCAGATTCGTGAATCATCTGTATTCACTAAATAATAATATTCTTGGTTCCTTTAGTGAGTTTAAGCCCAAAACTGCAGAATCACGTACAAAAAGCTTCTTATTTCTAACCGGAGCTAAACTGGTAACCAAGGGGTTGCATATTTTACTGGAGGTTGCAAAATTAAGAACAGATCTGAATTTCTATATTGTAGTACCTCATATGGATATCCATTTTGAAAATTATTATGAGCAAATATTACATCATACCCCTCATGTGTTCTTATACAAAAATATAAGAATGGACTCAGTAGAAATGAGACATATTATTGAAAATTGCAGTTATACAATTGCCAGTAGTTATGTTGATGGCCTGCCAGGCGGCACAATTGAACCAATGTCTGCAGGTCTTATTCCAATAGTAAGTAAATACTGTGGATTTGCAAGGGAAAAATTTATCTTCGAGATGGAAGAGTTATCATCAGAGGGATTAAACCAGACCATTGAAAAAGTATTGGCCCTGGATGATCGGACCTATGCTGAATACTGTACACAGGTGAGAACATATACCATAAATAAATTTTCTGCAGCTTCTGTTAAAGCCGATTTGCTTGAATTATTGCAAAAAGAGCTTAAAGCTGTTTAA
- the infB gene encoding translation initiation factor IF-2, which yields MSDDKPIILFKAVKELNVGIATAVEFLEKKGFSVENKPTTKLSRDMYNALLKEFQGDKIVKEEANQIVIGKIRRDEPEVTEKVTDAPRKNVEFESEGILIKNLHSYTPPAVEKQKEEVAPAPAPEKAAEVEKEAEKVDEGTLKGVKIVGKINLDDLNAKTRPAKKEELPAAEAVKEEAPVVVPAAPVETPVPAAIIPEAPKVVQEEVKPVEKPIEAKPVEIKPEVVKPVEEVKEEKPKPVESPVAKAEPVKEVNTPKADKPDEVEVIKARSVKLSGPNIIGKIVLPTTPERKSQPVASSADSNDAKRKRKRKKAPGSPGQNQSSGGHPSATGQQGGNNNPAAPAKPAGAPTFTNRPDFRNNTNNTANRPNFRNSKPGGTGGTKEEPTEKEIQDQIKATLARLSGAGKSGKFAQRAKLRRGKRDDVALSAEEAAMEQELQSKVLKVTEFVTANELASMMDVPVTKIIGTCMSLGMFVSINQRLDAETLTIVADEFGYEIQFVKPDDEGDSIIEESDDPEDLVPRAPVVTIMGHVDHGKTSLLDYIRKANVVAGEAGGITQHIGAYMVTTPTGKKVTFLDTPGHEAFTAMRARGAKVADIAIIVVAADDAVMPQTKEAISHAQAAGVPLVFAFTKIDKPGANSDKIREQLSIMNILVEDWGGKFQSQEISGKSGLNVDLLLDKVLLEAELLELTANPNKRATGSVIEATLDKGRGIVTTVLVQAGTLKVGDPILAGSYSGRVKALFNERGQKVEQAGPSVPVQVLGMQGAPTAGDKFNAVENESEAREIANKRLQLMREQGLRTQKHITLDEIGRRLAIGNFKELNLIVKGDVDGSIEALADSLLKLSTEEIQINIISKAVGQISESDVLLASASDAIIIGFQVRPSSGARKLAEAEQIDIRLYSIIYDAINEIKAAMEGMLAPEFQEKITANVEIRETFKITKVGTIAGCMVLDGTITRNSKIRIVRDGVVVYTGELASLKRYKDDVKEVARGYECGLNIQNFNNIEVGDIVEAYEQVEVKRKL from the coding sequence ATGTCAGACGACAAACCAATAATTTTATTCAAAGCAGTTAAGGAACTTAACGTAGGGATAGCTACGGCCGTTGAGTTTTTAGAAAAGAAAGGCTTTTCTGTTGAGAATAAACCCACTACTAAACTCTCCCGCGATATGTATAATGCATTATTGAAAGAGTTTCAGGGAGATAAAATCGTAAAAGAAGAAGCCAATCAAATTGTTATAGGTAAAATTCGTCGTGATGAGCCTGAAGTAACTGAAAAAGTTACTGATGCACCTAGAAAAAATGTTGAATTCGAAAGCGAGGGCATTTTAATTAAAAACCTTCATTCCTATACTCCTCCTGCTGTTGAGAAACAGAAGGAAGAAGTAGCTCCTGCCCCTGCTCCTGAAAAAGCAGCAGAAGTGGAAAAAGAAGCCGAAAAGGTTGATGAAGGAACATTGAAAGGTGTTAAAATTGTGGGAAAAATCAATCTCGATGATTTAAACGCCAAGACCCGCCCTGCTAAAAAAGAAGAACTTCCAGCTGCTGAAGCTGTTAAAGAGGAAGCTCCGGTTGTTGTACCGGCTGCTCCTGTTGAGACACCTGTACCAGCAGCGATTATCCCGGAGGCACCTAAGGTAGTTCAGGAGGAAGTTAAGCCAGTAGAAAAACCTATTGAGGCTAAACCTGTTGAAATTAAACCTGAAGTAGTTAAACCTGTGGAAGAAGTTAAAGAAGAAAAACCAAAACCTGTGGAATCACCAGTTGCTAAAGCAGAGCCGGTTAAAGAAGTGAATACACCAAAAGCAGATAAGCCTGACGAAGTTGAGGTTATCAAAGCGCGTTCGGTAAAACTTTCCGGACCAAATATTATAGGTAAAATTGTTTTACCTACTACACCTGAGCGTAAATCACAACCTGTAGCTTCTTCAGCTGACAGTAATGATGCGAAAAGGAAACGTAAACGTAAAAAGGCTCCGGGATCACCTGGACAGAATCAGTCGTCAGGAGGTCATCCTTCGGCTACTGGTCAGCAAGGCGGGAACAACAATCCTGCTGCACCTGCAAAACCTGCGGGAGCACCTACTTTTACCAACAGACCTGATTTCAGGAACAATACAAACAATACAGCCAACAGGCCTAACTTTAGAAACAGCAAACCAGGCGGAACTGGAGGCACTAAAGAAGAACCTACGGAAAAAGAAATACAGGATCAGATTAAAGCAACGCTTGCACGTTTAAGCGGAGCTGGTAAATCTGGTAAATTTGCACAGCGTGCAAAACTGCGTCGTGGTAAACGTGATGATGTAGCTCTTTCAGCTGAAGAAGCTGCAATGGAGCAGGAACTGCAATCCAAAGTATTAAAAGTAACAGAATTTGTTACCGCTAATGAACTGGCAAGTATGATGGATGTACCGGTTACCAAAATTATTGGTACTTGTATGAGCTTAGGCATGTTCGTATCCATCAATCAGCGTTTGGATGCAGAAACACTAACTATCGTTGCAGATGAGTTTGGTTACGAAATACAATTCGTTAAACCGGATGATGAAGGCGACAGTATTATTGAAGAATCAGATGATCCGGAAGATTTAGTACCAAGAGCTCCGGTAGTTACGATCATGGGTCACGTCGATCATGGTAAGACCTCTTTGCTGGATTATATCCGTAAAGCAAATGTTGTAGCTGGTGAAGCAGGGGGTATTACACAGCACATTGGTGCTTATATGGTAACTACACCAACTGGTAAAAAAGTTACTTTCTTAGATACACCGGGTCACGAAGCCTTTACAGCGATGCGTGCACGTGGTGCGAAAGTAGCGGATATTGCAATTATTGTTGTTGCAGCGGATGATGCAGTGATGCCTCAGACTAAAGAAGCAATCAGTCATGCTCAGGCAGCTGGTGTTCCTTTGGTATTCGCCTTCACCAAAATTGATAAACCGGGTGCAAACTCTGATAAAATCCGTGAGCAGTTATCTATCATGAATATCCTGGTAGAGGATTGGGGTGGTAAATTCCAGTCTCAGGAAATTTCAGGTAAAAGCGGCTTAAACGTTGATCTGTTATTAGATAAAGTATTATTGGAAGCTGAGTTGTTAGAATTGACAGCTAATCCTAATAAACGTGCTACTGGTAGCGTAATCGAAGCGACTCTGGATAAGGGACGTGGTATTGTAACTACTGTACTGGTTCAGGCTGGTACTTTAAAAGTAGGTGATCCGATTTTAGCGGGTAGTTACAGTGGTCGTGTAAAAGCGTTATTCAATGAGCGTGGACAGAAAGTAGAGCAGGCAGGTCCATCGGTACCGGTACAGGTACTGGGTATGCAGGGTGCGCCTACAGCTGGTGATAAATTCAATGCTGTGGAGAACGAGTCTGAAGCGAGAGAAATTGCAAACAAGCGTTTACAATTAATGCGTGAGCAGGGCTTGAGAACGCAGAAACATATTACTCTTGATGAGATTGGCCGTCGTTTAGCGATTGGTAACTTTAAAGAGCTTAACCTGATTGTTAAAGGTGATGTGGATGGTTCAATTGAGGCATTAGCGGATTCATTACTGAAACTGTCTACTGAAGAAATTCAGATTAATATCATCAGTAAAGCAGTGGGTCAGATTTCAGAATCTGATGTATTGTTAGCTTCGGCTTCTGATGCGATTATCATCGGTTTCCAGGTTCGTCCATCTTCAGGTGCAAGAAAGCTTGCTGAAGCTGAGCAAATCGATATCCGTCTGTACTCTATCATCTATGATGCGATCAATGAGATCAAAGCTGCGATGGAAGGTATGCTTGCTCCTGAATTCCAGGAGAAAATTACTGCAAACGTAGAGATCAGAGAGACCTTCAAAATCACGAAAGTGGGAACTATTGCAGGTTGTATGGTTCTTGATGGAACGATTACCCGTAACAGCAAAATCCGTATCGTAAGAGATGGTGTAGTTGTTTACACTGGTGAGCTGGCTTCACTGAAACGTTATAAAGATGATGTGAAAGAAGTAGCCAGAGGTTACGAATGTGGTCTGAACATCCAAAACTTCAACAATATTGAAGTAGGTGATATCGTTGAGGCTTACGAACAAGTAGAAGTAAAAAGAAAGTTATAA